In Arthrobacter sp. PAMC25284, a single genomic region encodes these proteins:
- the rpe gene encoding ribulose-phosphate 3-epimerase — protein sequence MSVSPLQCCINPSILSADFVNLEAELARISNADAVHVDVMDNHFVPNLTIGLPVVERLQKVSPVPLDAHLMISNVDRWAPQFADAGLSSVTFHVEASDAPIKLARELRARGAKAGMALRPATPVEPYLDMLPELDMLLIMTVEPGFGGQAFLDVMLPKIRRARAAIDGSGVNVAIQVDGGITEETITRAAEAGANVFVAGSAVYGRPSPADAIESLRANGQLAFG from the coding sequence ATGTCCGTTTCACCCCTGCAGTGCTGCATCAACCCCAGCATCCTCTCGGCCGACTTCGTCAATCTCGAGGCAGAGCTGGCCCGCATCAGCAACGCCGATGCCGTGCACGTGGATGTCATGGACAACCACTTCGTGCCGAACCTGACCATCGGCCTGCCCGTCGTGGAACGGCTGCAAAAGGTCAGCCCCGTGCCATTGGACGCCCACCTGATGATTTCCAACGTGGACCGCTGGGCGCCGCAGTTCGCCGACGCCGGCCTGTCCTCGGTGACATTCCACGTCGAGGCCTCCGACGCCCCGATCAAACTCGCCCGCGAACTTCGCGCGCGCGGGGCCAAAGCGGGCATGGCACTGCGCCCGGCCACCCCGGTCGAACCGTACCTGGACATGCTCCCCGAACTGGACATGCTGTTGATCATGACGGTGGAGCCAGGCTTTGGCGGCCAGGCCTTCCTGGACGTCATGTTGCCCAAGATCCGCCGTGCCCGCGCGGCAATCGACGGTTCGGGCGTGAACGTGGCCATCCAGGTCGACGGCGGCATCACGGAGGAAACCATCACCCGGGCCGCGGAGGCCGGCGCCAACGTCTTCGTGGCCGGTTCAGCCGTGTACGGCAGGCCCTCGCCTGCGGACGCCATCGAGTCACTGCGCGCGAACGGCCAGCTCGCCTTCGGCTAA
- the tal gene encoding transaldolase, with product MTNATPTAQLSAAGVSIWLDDLSRERLSSGSLQKLIDEKNVVGVTTNPSIFQAAITSGTDYDAKIAAQAAAGASVEETIFEITTADVADACDLFAPVAAATKGVDGRVSIEVDPRLAWDTEGTIAEAKHLYKKVDKDNVLIKIPATLEGLPAITATLGEGISVNVTLIFSLKRYRAVINAFQSGLELAKENGHDLSTIHSVASFFVSRVDSEIDKRLDALGTEEAKALKGKAGVANARLAYQVYEDLFSTGRWAVLAEAGALPQRPLWASTGVKDPAYPDTLYVTGLVAADVVNTMPEKTLDATFDHGVVTGDSITGTYKEAKSVLTALEGLGVSYNEVVALLESEGLDKFVASWKELLADVEGALATARTAS from the coding sequence ATGACCAACGCAACACCCACCGCCCAGCTTTCCGCCGCCGGTGTGTCCATCTGGTTGGACGACCTCTCCCGCGAACGGCTCTCCAGCGGCAGCCTCCAGAAGCTCATCGACGAAAAGAACGTCGTTGGCGTGACCACCAATCCGTCCATCTTCCAGGCCGCGATTACCTCCGGCACGGACTATGACGCAAAGATCGCAGCGCAGGCCGCGGCCGGTGCCAGCGTCGAAGAGACGATTTTCGAGATCACCACCGCCGACGTCGCTGACGCCTGCGACCTCTTCGCTCCGGTCGCCGCCGCCACCAAGGGCGTCGACGGCCGTGTCTCCATCGAGGTCGACCCCCGCCTGGCGTGGGACACCGAAGGCACAATTGCTGAGGCCAAACACCTCTACAAGAAGGTCGACAAGGACAACGTCCTTATTAAGATCCCGGCCACGCTCGAAGGCCTCCCGGCCATCACTGCAACCCTGGGCGAAGGCATCAGCGTCAACGTCACCCTGATCTTCTCCTTGAAGCGCTACCGGGCAGTCATCAACGCATTCCAGTCCGGCCTGGAACTGGCCAAGGAAAACGGCCACGATCTCTCCACGATCCACTCGGTGGCATCGTTCTTCGTCTCCCGGGTGGACTCCGAGATCGACAAGCGCCTCGATGCCCTCGGTACCGAGGAAGCCAAGGCACTCAAGGGCAAGGCAGGCGTTGCCAATGCCCGCCTCGCCTACCAGGTCTACGAAGATCTTTTCTCCACCGGGCGCTGGGCAGTCCTGGCGGAAGCCGGCGCACTCCCGCAGCGTCCCCTGTGGGCCTCCACCGGCGTCAAGGATCCGGCTTACCCCGACACCCTGTACGTCACCGGACTGGTTGCTGCCGACGTCGTGAACACCATGCCCGAAAAGACCCTCGACGCCACCTTCGACCACGGAGTAGTCACCGGTGACAGCATCACCGGCACCTACAAGGAAGCAAAGAGCGTACTCACCGCCCTCGAAGGCCTCGGCGTCTCCTACAACGAGGTAGTCGCCCTGCTGGAATCCGAAGGCCTGGACAAGTTCGTGGCCAGCTGGAAGGAACTCCTGGCCGACGTCGAAGGCGCCCTCGCCACCGCACGGACGGCCTCCTAA